A stretch of Paenibacillus peoriae DNA encodes these proteins:
- a CDS encoding NAD(P)/FAD-dependent oxidoreductase, whose protein sequence is MTYDVIVIGGGSAGLMAAAAASSEGAKVLLLEKGNKLGRKLGISGGGRCNVTNAKELDELIRHIPGNGRFLHSALADFGNRDIIAFFEQLGIALKEEDNGRMFPVTDKAKTVVDALINKVRSQGVEIRTSRPVQEVIYKEGHTAGVRLRSGEILHSRNVIVAVGGKSVPHTGSEGDGYAWAEQAGHTITELYPTEVPLTSGETFIQTKELQGLSLRDISLTVWNAKQKKVVVHEGDMIFTHFGLSGPTALRCSQFVVKGMKKDKVNTVLLTLDLQPHKHADEVYRETLELASVDAKKAIKNVLKPYLPERLIPLLLQQAELREDLTYDHIPKQQWQELAHRIKAFPIRVNGTLSLKEAFVTGGGVNLKEINPKTMESKLMPGLFFCGEILDIHGYTGGYNITAAFTTGHTAGTQAAVSD, encoded by the coding sequence ATGACTTACGACGTTATTGTGATCGGAGGCGGCTCAGCCGGATTAATGGCTGCTGCCGCTGCCAGCAGTGAGGGCGCCAAGGTGCTTTTACTTGAAAAAGGAAATAAACTCGGGCGAAAGCTGGGGATCTCTGGTGGAGGCCGTTGCAATGTCACGAATGCCAAAGAGCTGGACGAACTCATTCGGCACATCCCCGGCAATGGCCGTTTTCTGCACAGTGCACTGGCGGATTTTGGCAATCGGGATATCATCGCCTTTTTTGAACAGCTGGGTATAGCCTTAAAGGAAGAAGACAATGGGCGTATGTTTCCAGTGACGGACAAAGCCAAAACAGTAGTCGATGCTTTGATTAACAAGGTACGCTCTCAAGGAGTCGAAATTCGGACAAGTCGTCCTGTTCAAGAGGTTATTTACAAAGAAGGTCATACAGCTGGGGTACGGCTGCGTTCCGGTGAAATCCTACATAGCCGTAATGTCATTGTAGCCGTCGGTGGCAAGTCCGTCCCGCATACCGGCTCGGAAGGTGACGGCTATGCATGGGCAGAACAAGCGGGGCATACCATTACGGAGCTGTATCCAACAGAGGTGCCATTGACCTCAGGCGAAACGTTCATCCAGACGAAAGAGCTTCAGGGACTATCCTTACGCGACATCAGTCTGACCGTATGGAATGCGAAGCAAAAGAAAGTTGTCGTCCATGAAGGAGATATGATTTTTACACATTTCGGTCTATCTGGCCCAACTGCTTTGCGGTGCAGTCAATTTGTCGTCAAGGGAATGAAAAAAGATAAGGTAAACACGGTGTTATTGACTCTCGATTTGCAGCCTCATAAACATGCCGATGAAGTCTACCGTGAGACGCTGGAGTTGGCATCGGTCGATGCTAAAAAAGCGATCAAAAACGTGCTTAAACCTTATTTACCGGAACGCTTGATTCCATTGTTGCTCCAGCAAGCCGAACTGCGTGAGGACTTGACCTATGATCATATTCCCAAGCAGCAATGGCAAGAACTTGCTCATCGCATTAAGGCGTTTCCAATCCGTGTGAACGGTACGCTCTCTCTGAAGGAAGCATTTGTTACCGGGGGCGGTGTGAATTTGAAGGAAATTAATCCGAAAACGATGGAGTCCAAGCTGATGCCTGGATTGTTCTTCTGCGGTGAGATTCTCGATATTCACGGTTACACAGGTGGTTATAATATTACAGCGGCGTTTACGACAGGGCATACAGCAGGGACACAAGCGGCCGTAAGCGATTAA
- a CDS encoding BrxA/BrxB family bacilliredoxin, with protein sequence MSMSFDQYMRDSVQPMRDELTNLGIQELRTSEDVEAKLPNSKGTVLVVVNSVCGCAAGQCRPGVGEALKHDITPDHLYSVFAGQDKEATAKAREFFAPYPPSSPSIALLKDGELVHFIERHQVEDRSADQIAADLTSAFDRFCR encoded by the coding sequence ATGTCTATGTCTTTCGATCAATATATGAGAGATTCAGTTCAGCCGATGCGCGATGAACTGACGAATCTTGGGATTCAGGAACTGCGTACCTCTGAAGATGTGGAGGCCAAGCTGCCTAATAGTAAAGGAACAGTGCTGGTGGTTGTGAACTCGGTATGTGGTTGTGCCGCAGGCCAATGCCGCCCGGGTGTGGGTGAAGCACTGAAGCATGATATTACGCCAGATCATCTGTATTCGGTTTTTGCCGGACAGGACAAGGAAGCAACGGCAAAGGCTCGCGAATTTTTCGCACCTTACCCACCGTCTTCCCCTTCTATCGCGCTGTTGAAAGACGGCGAGTTGGTTCACTTCATCGAGCGTCATCAGGTGGAGGATCGTTCGGCAGATCAGATTGCTGCTGATTTGACCAGTGCATTTGATCGTTTTTGCCGGTAA
- a CDS encoding two-component system sensor histidine kinase NtrB, with amino-acid sequence MLIALKESVLQVLLAVISAGFFSILTDYGDKKKVWGGNLLPGPTQGILYLCCLPAILLCTLFQYQSPYGLPSNLGIIPLAVGIMYGRRRTAFVLAASALMGVLIIAQSTEMSPMYVGTGFILFPFMLLHVKFFQRGTLLDKKLLISAYVVADMLFKAIFPLLWGKQDVSVYIPDLLTTFWNMGAGVLASFTVVSLMHNAFEKLTLRRDVTEFTSKYLIEVDKLRQVMDLMPLSLVTLDSEERVIHMNKTMLELYRNYDPYITLPEIVGRPLSTLYGFDTLPVVNERVAKALEGEAGADFINVTPKVFFSSFLPIRDKHVNQTTGVIIALQDITELETLRSELGNFERFSLVGQMAAGITHEIRNPMAVVRGFLQLMREKSPESLNHYYRIVMEELDRANGIINDFLSLAQNRIVEKEQCHLHDIIRELTPLLWADANLRGQTIDLKLEDHVTMLHLNPKEIKQLLLNLSRNAMEAMGEKGVLTISTHEEGDFVELEVKDTGPGISQKQLEKLFQPFYTTKTKGTGLGLALCQSIVERHHGTIAVDSVEGMGTQFKVRLRRTVPTYRDHSEPPVMSPIQK; translated from the coding sequence TTGTTAATTGCGTTGAAGGAAAGTGTGCTCCAAGTTCTCCTTGCCGTTATATCGGCGGGTTTTTTCTCTATATTAACGGATTATGGGGATAAGAAAAAGGTTTGGGGCGGCAATCTGCTTCCTGGACCCACTCAAGGAATACTGTATTTGTGTTGCTTACCAGCCATATTGCTATGTACACTCTTTCAATATCAGTCTCCGTATGGTCTACCTTCTAATCTCGGTATTATTCCCCTTGCTGTTGGCATCATGTACGGTAGACGTCGCACTGCCTTTGTGCTCGCTGCTTCCGCACTGATGGGTGTCCTGATTATAGCCCAGTCGACAGAAATGTCCCCAATGTATGTGGGCACTGGTTTTATCCTTTTTCCTTTTATGCTCCTGCATGTCAAGTTTTTTCAAAGAGGAACATTGCTGGACAAAAAGCTCCTGATCTCTGCATATGTTGTGGCTGATATGCTGTTTAAGGCGATATTTCCGCTACTGTGGGGCAAACAGGATGTTTCTGTATACATTCCTGACTTACTTACAACGTTTTGGAATATGGGTGCAGGGGTGCTGGCAAGTTTTACGGTCGTGAGTCTAATGCATAATGCCTTTGAGAAACTGACGCTTCGGCGTGATGTGACTGAGTTTACGAGCAAATACTTAATTGAAGTGGATAAGCTGCGTCAAGTTATGGATTTGATGCCGTTATCTCTTGTTACTCTGGACAGCGAAGAACGAGTTATACATATGAACAAAACGATGCTGGAACTCTATCGAAACTACGATCCCTACATTACACTGCCTGAGATAGTGGGTCGTCCATTGAGCACGTTATATGGTTTTGACACTTTACCTGTGGTTAACGAACGAGTTGCGAAAGCATTGGAAGGAGAGGCGGGTGCTGATTTTATAAATGTTACTCCCAAAGTATTCTTCTCCAGTTTCCTTCCTATTCGGGATAAACATGTAAACCAAACGACAGGCGTCATTATCGCCCTGCAAGATATTACAGAGCTTGAGACGCTGCGCAGTGAGCTGGGCAATTTCGAGAGGTTCAGCCTGGTTGGACAGATGGCAGCGGGCATTACTCATGAAATACGTAATCCGATGGCGGTTGTGCGTGGTTTTTTACAGCTTATGCGTGAGAAAAGCCCAGAATCCCTCAACCATTATTACCGCATTGTGATGGAGGAACTTGACCGGGCGAACGGGATTATTAACGATTTTCTTTCACTGGCCCAGAATCGAATTGTCGAGAAGGAGCAATGTCATCTGCATGATATTATTCGCGAACTGACGCCTTTATTGTGGGCAGATGCGAATCTGAGGGGGCAGACGATTGATCTAAAGCTGGAGGATCATGTGACGATGCTGCATTTGAACCCTAAGGAAATAAAGCAATTGCTGCTTAATTTATCGCGTAATGCGATGGAAGCCATGGGGGAAAAGGGAGTGCTGACCATTTCTACTCATGAGGAAGGGGATTTCGTGGAACTGGAAGTAAAGGATACAGGGCCTGGAATTTCGCAAAAACAGCTTGAAAAGCTGTTCCAACCTTTTTACACCACCAAAACGAAAGGTACAGGTCTGGGTCTGGCCTTATGTCAAAGTATAGTGGAGCGTCATCACGGTACGATTGCCGTAGATTCGGTGGAGGGAATGGGCACGCAGTTTAAAGTTCGATTGCGCAGAACCGTCCCGACTTACCGGGATCATTCTGAGCCTCCTGTCATGAGTCCGATACAGAAATAA
- a CDS encoding YfcC family protein, protein MNIKNKKWKLSLPHSYTLIFLIIITVATLTWIVPSGQFERHEVTVNGVIKTAIVSGTYHTVPKTGENGDLRQGIPQILSAPIEGIINAADVVSFVLIVGGSFGIILQTGAIDRALTALARRLKNKGILLIPIAMVIFSLGGSTFGMSEEIIPLYAIFIPLMFALGFDSMTAILILFLGTQIGYVGSTVNPFSVLIAQGIAGVEGNPQLWLRFIEWLVFTMISIAFTMWYAHRVKRNPEKSIVFQSDIINREQFIKENTGEDVVFTFRDKLIIGGFIVTLGAIVWGILVKGWYMTEIGALFFALGLFVGVVTKMSQKEIAENFVKGCGEFIYAAVIIGLARGILIIAEQGMIIDTVLNALAGILERLPNYLFTTIMLVAHNIITFLVPSSSGEAALTMPVLAPLGDLVGINREAVVTAYQFGNGLTNLISPTGGVLLAGLAIARISFGQWLKVIFKLFPILWLVAAIFAAISAAVGI, encoded by the coding sequence ATGAACATCAAGAATAAGAAATGGAAATTATCCTTGCCCCATAGTTATACTTTAATATTTTTGATTATTATTACGGTCGCTACGTTGACATGGATTGTACCCAGCGGACAGTTTGAGCGTCATGAAGTGACAGTGAACGGTGTGATCAAAACGGCAATCGTTTCGGGAACCTATCACACTGTACCCAAAACGGGTGAGAATGGTGATTTAAGACAGGGAATCCCCCAAATCCTTAGCGCCCCGATTGAAGGGATTATCAATGCTGCCGATGTGGTCTCTTTTGTCCTTATTGTAGGCGGCTCCTTCGGGATTATTCTGCAGACGGGAGCCATCGATCGTGCTCTGACGGCTCTTGCCAGGCGACTGAAGAATAAGGGGATTTTGCTTATTCCAATTGCCATGGTTATATTCAGTCTCGGAGGCTCTACCTTTGGGATGAGCGAAGAAATTATTCCGCTTTATGCAATTTTTATTCCGTTAATGTTTGCCCTAGGCTTCGATTCTATGACTGCTATTCTCATTCTATTTCTGGGAACGCAAATTGGCTATGTTGGTTCGACTGTGAATCCATTTTCAGTATTGATTGCCCAGGGAATCGCAGGAGTGGAGGGGAATCCTCAGCTCTGGCTGAGATTTATTGAATGGCTTGTATTTACTATGATTTCTATTGCCTTTACGATGTGGTATGCGCACCGGGTTAAGAGAAATCCGGAGAAATCCATTGTTTTTCAGAGTGATATTATAAATCGCGAGCAATTTATAAAAGAAAATACAGGTGAGGACGTCGTCTTCACGTTTCGGGACAAATTAATTATAGGTGGATTTATTGTAACGCTGGGAGCCATTGTCTGGGGAATTTTGGTCAAAGGCTGGTATATGACTGAAATCGGCGCCCTTTTCTTCGCACTCGGTCTTTTTGTCGGGGTAGTCACCAAAATGAGCCAGAAGGAGATAGCTGAGAATTTTGTAAAAGGGTGTGGAGAATTCATCTACGCTGCAGTGATTATAGGTCTCGCTCGCGGAATTCTGATCATCGCCGAGCAGGGTATGATCATTGATACCGTATTGAATGCACTCGCAGGCATCCTGGAAAGATTGCCAAATTACTTGTTCACAACCATTATGTTGGTTGCACATAATATTATTACTTTCCTGGTCCCATCTTCTTCGGGGGAAGCAGCACTAACTATGCCTGTACTTGCACCGCTCGGCGATCTTGTAGGCATCAATCGTGAAGCCGTAGTCACAGCGTACCAGTTTGGTAACGGGTTAACCAATCTCATTTCACCGACAGGTGGAGTTCTGCTGGCAGGATTGGCCATTGCCCGGATCAGCTTTGGACAGTGGCTGAAGGTAATCTTCAAGCTATTCCCCATCCTGTGGTTAGTTGCTGCTATTTTCGCTGCTATTTCGGCTGCGGTGGGTATCTAA
- the acpS gene encoding holo-ACP synthase produces the protein MIYGIGHDVLEISRMAHILAGKYADAFLNRVLTPAERELAVERKGRLTEFVAGRFAAKEAITKAFGCGIGQIIGFGDMDILPEPGGKPVVYLSSSAWDRLRLPNTGDSNYSIHLSITHQPNIASAFVIVEYKET, from the coding sequence ATGATCTACGGAATTGGACATGATGTGCTGGAAATAAGCCGTATGGCTCATATTTTGGCAGGTAAATATGCAGATGCGTTTTTGAATCGAGTGCTGACCCCGGCAGAACGCGAGCTTGCTGTGGAACGCAAGGGTAGACTAACGGAGTTCGTAGCAGGGCGCTTTGCTGCCAAGGAAGCGATAACCAAAGCCTTCGGTTGCGGAATTGGGCAAATCATCGGGTTTGGCGATATGGATATTTTACCGGAACCTGGGGGGAAGCCAGTAGTTTATTTGTCTTCGTCCGCGTGGGATCGACTGAGATTGCCGAATACAGGTGACTCAAATTACAGCATTCACTTGAGTATTACACATCAGCCTAACATTGCCTCTGCTTTTGTGATTGTCGAATATAAGGAGACGTGA
- a CDS encoding amidohydrolase, with translation MQGKKDTLADKVLLSNAIFNGLENEASPGFIALRGECIAAVGRPEEAQAWIGTETVVCDLGDAFIMPGVHDNHVFFTGYMSMHRGVDLTHAASIGEAVESMLQAANNLPPGKDVTAYGWSEERWGKLPEQRLLDEMFPDRAVIAINLNKSYCWMNRLAQEKYQFLPDQCSAEARALLLQAMMQDRSLVKQEFVEFCRLLAARGVTSIKDIGFDRHSELLPILEELKEAGELSLRFHFSLEPVVVEPLDIGTGIKYKALYNGDLIRFQGYKLMLDGVVADHTGDMLEPYADMPEVTNLRTVDYEKIEASVLEADSQGIKCCLTAEGDAAIRQAVSMIEKCREQQGNHLIRHSISDLEYPHPDDLIRMGENEIFAEVYAQILLLNPSYEDAYMSAVVGKDNENRFYNYKSMLEANVPITIGTDLPLFITSVPDSLYAASHRLFPDGSPAGGWYPDQGMPPSEVLKAWTINGAKHCYMEEVTGTLEAGKYADIAVFDRDLLNASAGDIRDAQVILTIMGGKVTYNHSWNEG, from the coding sequence GTGCAAGGGAAGAAGGACACATTAGCGGACAAGGTTCTACTGTCAAATGCTATTTTTAATGGCTTAGAAAATGAAGCTTCGCCTGGGTTTATTGCACTGCGGGGAGAATGTATTGCAGCAGTGGGTCGTCCCGAGGAAGCACAAGCTTGGATAGGAACTGAAACGGTTGTCTGTGATTTGGGTGATGCTTTTATCATGCCAGGAGTTCATGACAATCATGTATTTTTTACCGGATATATGTCGATGCATCGGGGCGTGGATTTGACTCATGCAGCCTCGATTGGAGAAGCAGTGGAATCCATGCTGCAAGCGGCAAACAATCTCCCGCCAGGGAAAGATGTAACCGCTTACGGTTGGAGCGAGGAAAGATGGGGCAAGCTGCCGGAACAAAGGTTGTTGGACGAGATGTTCCCTGATCGGGCGGTAATTGCCATTAACCTAAATAAAAGCTACTGCTGGATGAACCGACTGGCTCAGGAGAAATATCAATTTTTGCCGGATCAATGCAGTGCTGAGGCACGTGCTTTGCTACTCCAAGCCATGATGCAGGATCGCAGCCTTGTCAAACAAGAGTTTGTAGAGTTTTGCCGCCTGCTGGCTGCACGAGGAGTTACTTCCATAAAGGATATTGGCTTTGACCGGCATAGCGAGCTACTGCCGATTCTAGAAGAATTGAAAGAAGCAGGAGAACTGTCACTCCGATTTCATTTTTCGCTTGAACCCGTTGTTGTTGAACCGTTGGATATTGGCACCGGTATCAAGTATAAAGCACTTTATAATGGGGACCTTATTCGTTTTCAAGGATACAAGCTGATGCTTGACGGCGTTGTAGCCGATCATACAGGGGATATGTTGGAGCCTTACGCAGATATGCCTGAAGTCACGAATTTAAGAACGGTTGATTATGAAAAAATTGAAGCCTCAGTTCTGGAAGCAGACAGCCAAGGTATCAAATGCTGCCTAACTGCAGAAGGGGATGCTGCAATTCGCCAGGCAGTATCGATGATTGAAAAATGCCGCGAACAACAAGGTAATCACCTTATCAGGCATTCGATCAGTGATCTAGAGTATCCTCATCCAGATGATCTGATTAGAATGGGCGAGAACGAAATTTTTGCCGAAGTCTACGCCCAAATCCTGCTACTGAATCCTTCTTACGAGGATGCTTATATGTCTGCTGTGGTAGGTAAAGACAATGAAAACCGCTTTTATAATTATAAATCCATGCTGGAGGCTAACGTGCCAATAACCATTGGGACTGATCTGCCTTTATTTATCACTAGTGTCCCTGATTCGCTGTATGCAGCCTCTCACCGATTATTCCCGGATGGCTCGCCTGCAGGAGGCTGGTATCCTGACCAAGGGATGCCGCCATCCGAAGTTTTAAAGGCATGGACCATTAATGGAGCCAAACATTGTTATATGGAAGAGGTTACAGGTACGCTGGAGGCTGGAAAATATGCTGACATCGCCGTTTTTGATCGCGACCTCCTTAACGCATCCGCTGGGGACATCAGGGATGCCCAAGTGATATTGACCATTATGGGAGGGAAGGTTACGTATAACCATTCTTGGAATGAGGGATAA
- a CDS encoding alpha/beta hydrolase family protein — protein sequence MSETIIVEAGTEAGTDAVIRASWFPSKNTAKSLLIIAHGYKGFKDWGMFPYIAEALSMDNHVVTFNFSHNGIGEDLENFTELEKFARNTYSREQEDLELLLSNLRARHEFRELPLFLLGHSRGAGSCFVYALDHPGEIAGVISWNGVTDLDLFTLPQKEEMRAKGRSYVENARTGQQLPLDAIILEDLEQNRQRFAIVDRLANSQLPAVLIQGTEDSKRLREGSALLTSVRPDIEWVQIQGGNHTFNTVHPFQGGSLPLDQAITETRRFIEWIAN from the coding sequence ATGTCAGAAACCATTATCGTTGAAGCAGGTACCGAAGCAGGAACAGATGCGGTGATCCGGGCTTCCTGGTTTCCCTCTAAAAATACAGCCAAAAGCCTGCTCATCATCGCTCATGGCTACAAAGGATTTAAGGATTGGGGCATGTTCCCCTATATAGCAGAAGCATTGAGTATGGATAACCATGTTGTGACCTTCAACTTTTCACATAATGGCATAGGTGAGGATCTGGAGAATTTTACCGAGCTGGAAAAGTTCGCACGCAACACCTATAGCCGCGAACAAGAGGATTTGGAACTATTGCTATCCAATCTGAGAGCCCGTCATGAGTTCAGAGAATTGCCGTTGTTTCTGTTAGGTCATAGCCGAGGCGCGGGAAGCTGCTTTGTATATGCTCTAGATCATCCCGGCGAGATTGCTGGCGTCATTTCATGGAATGGCGTGACAGATCTTGATCTGTTTACTTTACCGCAAAAAGAAGAAATGCGCGCCAAGGGACGCAGCTATGTGGAGAACGCCAGAACCGGGCAACAGCTCCCGCTGGATGCTATCATTCTGGAAGACCTGGAACAAAATCGCCAGCGTTTTGCCATTGTAGACAGACTTGCCAACAGCCAGCTCCCAGCTGTACTGATCCAGGGAACCGAAGATTCCAAACGTCTACGAGAAGGCTCTGCCCTGCTCACATCCGTTCGTCCCGACATCGAATGGGTACAAATTCAAGGCGGCAATCATACCTTTAATACCGTTCATCCATTCCAGGGAGGCAGTCTTCCACTGGATCAGGCGATTACCGAAACCCGCCGCTTCATTGAGTGGATCGCCAATTAA
- a CDS encoding ribonuclease J codes for MLGDNRLLIAALGGVNEIGKNMYFIQYDQDIVVIDCGSKFPDENLPGIDLIVPDVTYLLENQDKVRALIVTHGHEDHIGGIPYLLKQINMPVYGTKLTIELIKIKLREHNLLRDAELHLIDADSTVQAGTIQASFFTTVHSIPDCLGVFFQTPEGNVVHTGDFKFDMSPVSGPFPDLHRMAEIGKKGVKVLLSESTNAERPGFTPSERLVGGHILDAFARAKQQVFISTFASNVNRVQQVIDAAVETGRKLVLLGRSMINVVSVAKELGFLHMPEDLLIEAGETERFPAEEIAVLCTGSQGEPMAALSRLANSLHPKIEILPGDTVIIAAGAIPGNERNLSQVIDNLYVLGAQVIYGSGSSTGMHVSGHGSQEELKLMMTLMKPQYLIPIHGEFRMLYQHRQLAESVGIPMENVFIVHNGDTIQIEEGRASLGPKVPAGNSLVDGLVTGDVGNIVLRDRKKLSSDGMLIIVMTLSKNEKQMLAAPEVISRGFVYVKDSEELMSQIHDTIMSTVNELTEIEMSQWGLIKQMLKDDVGRFIYNQTKRRPMILPIIIEV; via the coding sequence ATGCTTGGTGATAATAGATTACTCATTGCTGCTCTAGGCGGTGTGAATGAAATCGGGAAAAACATGTATTTCATCCAATACGATCAGGATATCGTCGTAATCGATTGTGGTTCGAAGTTTCCTGATGAGAACTTGCCTGGTATTGACCTTATTGTGCCCGATGTCACCTATCTGCTGGAAAATCAGGATAAAGTCAGAGCGCTCATTGTGACTCATGGGCATGAGGATCACATCGGAGGTATTCCCTATCTGCTCAAGCAGATTAACATGCCCGTTTATGGGACAAAGCTCACCATCGAATTAATTAAGATTAAGTTAAGGGAACATAACCTTTTGCGTGATGCCGAGCTTCATCTTATAGATGCGGATTCAACCGTTCAAGCGGGAACGATTCAGGCATCCTTTTTCACCACGGTTCACAGTATCCCGGATTGCCTGGGTGTCTTTTTTCAGACACCGGAAGGAAATGTGGTCCATACCGGCGATTTCAAATTCGATATGTCTCCCGTAAGCGGACCTTTTCCCGATCTTCATCGAATGGCTGAAATAGGAAAGAAGGGGGTGAAAGTGCTGCTCTCCGAAAGTACAAATGCGGAAAGGCCAGGATTTACCCCTTCAGAACGTTTGGTTGGCGGGCATATTCTAGATGCATTTGCCAGAGCCAAACAGCAGGTGTTTATCTCCACGTTCGCTTCTAATGTTAACCGTGTCCAGCAAGTCATTGACGCGGCTGTGGAAACAGGCAGGAAACTGGTTTTACTCGGACGAAGTATGATAAATGTGGTGTCAGTGGCCAAGGAGCTGGGCTTCTTGCATATGCCTGAGGATTTGCTGATTGAGGCGGGAGAAACAGAGCGGTTTCCCGCAGAAGAAATTGCAGTTTTATGTACCGGAAGCCAGGGAGAGCCGATGGCCGCATTGTCACGTTTAGCCAATTCCCTGCATCCCAAAATCGAAATTTTGCCTGGTGATACGGTCATCATTGCTGCGGGAGCCATACCGGGGAATGAGCGAAACCTTTCCCAGGTTATTGACAACCTGTATGTGCTGGGTGCCCAGGTTATTTATGGATCAGGTAGCTCTACAGGGATGCACGTATCCGGTCATGGTAGCCAGGAAGAATTGAAATTAATGATGACTTTGATGAAACCACAGTATTTGATTCCTATACATGGTGAATTCAGAATGCTGTATCAGCATCGGCAGTTAGCGGAGTCTGTGGGGATTCCGATGGAGAATGTATTTATCGTCCATAACGGTGACACGATTCAAATTGAAGAGGGAAGGGCATCCCTGGGCCCTAAAGTACCAGCTGGCAATAGTTTGGTAGACGGGTTGGTAACCGGTGACGTAGGTAATATTGTCCTGCGTGACCGTAAAAAACTTTCTTCAGACGGAATGCTGATTATTGTGATGACGTTGAGTAAAAATGAGAAGCAAATGCTCGCAGCGCCAGAGGTCATTTCAAGAGGCTTTGTATATGTTAAGGATTCCGAAGAGCTCATGAGTCAGATCCACGACACGATTATGTCCACAGTGAACGAGCTAACAGAAATCGAAATGAGTCAGTGGGGACTGATTAAGCAGATGTTAAAAGATGATGTTGGTCGGTTCATTTACAATCAGACGAAGAGAAGACCCATGATTTTACCTATCATTATTGAGGTTTAA
- the nadE gene encoding ammonia-dependent NAD(+) synthetase: MSLQEQIIAELGVQPTINVEAEVRKRVDFLKSYVTKTGSKGLLIAISGGIDSAVAAALCKRATDELTQEQGDEYKTLGVFQPYGQQEDIEHSYAVAKAFDLKYAGETNIKEAVDKVAVEVEHTLKDIGLERSITPQVRGNVKARTRMVVQYALANELNLLVVGTDHASEAITGFYTKWGDGAVDITPLSTLNKRQVRLLASYLGVPQAILDKAPTAGLWEGQTDEKELGISYEANSDYLEGKEIDPAAREKLESFFTRTAHKRTSIPGV; the protein is encoded by the coding sequence ATGAGTTTGCAGGAACAGATTATTGCTGAATTGGGAGTACAGCCTACGATTAACGTAGAGGCAGAGGTCCGTAAGCGTGTGGATTTCCTCAAGTCGTATGTAACGAAAACGGGAAGCAAAGGGCTGTTGATCGCCATCAGTGGCGGGATTGACAGTGCCGTAGCAGCTGCTTTGTGCAAGCGCGCTACAGATGAATTGACGCAGGAACAAGGAGACGAATACAAAACGTTGGGTGTATTCCAGCCATACGGCCAACAGGAAGATATCGAGCATAGCTACGCGGTTGCCAAAGCGTTCGACCTGAAATATGCCGGGGAAACGAACATTAAGGAAGCCGTGGACAAGGTTGCCGTGGAAGTGGAGCATACGTTAAAGGATATTGGTCTTGAGCGTTCGATTACTCCGCAAGTGAGAGGGAATGTAAAGGCAAGAACACGGATGGTGGTTCAGTACGCACTTGCGAATGAGCTGAATTTGCTCGTCGTTGGCACAGATCACGCTTCCGAAGCCATCACAGGCTTTTATACCAAATGGGGCGATGGTGCGGTCGATATTACGCCACTTAGCACGCTGAACAAACGTCAGGTGCGCTTGCTCGCCAGCTATCTCGGAGTTCCGCAGGCCATTTTGGACAAAGCGCCTACAGCTGGATTGTGGGAAGGCCAGACGGATGAAAAAGAACTGGGGATCTCCTACGAAGCAAACAGTGACTATCTGGAAGGCAAGGAAATTGACCCGGCGGCACGCGAAAAGCTGGAAAGCTTCTTTACACGTACTGCGCATAAGCGGACAAGCATCCCGGGAGTCTAA